The Microtus ochrogaster isolate Prairie Vole_2 unplaced genomic scaffold, MicOch1.0 UNK3, whole genome shotgun sequence region CTTTTTCACAAAAGCCACACCACTGTCTCCTACGGTAACACTCAGTATGTCTGCAGATGTACCTCTTGGTAAGATATTAACTTTGAgcattgttttgtgtgtggtatTTATAATACTCCTCAGTAATTAAGTTTTCCTGTCTTTCAGTTGTAGAATACAAAATTTCTGACATGGgacacttaaaatattatttggctCCCAAGATCGAAGATGAAGAGGCATCTTAGGCATTGCTAGAATCTGAGACAACTAATCCCCTTTGAGAACTGCTTCTGAGATGATGCCAGCATGATTTAAAGTCTTTTCTGTCACCGAGTTTGTACCCGAGTACATATGTAGATATCTTCTGTAAATAacctactttttctttctcttcacaatttgtttaaagaataaaCTCCAAAGTAAAAACTGGTTCTTTTTACATAAACTTTTTACATTAGAAATACTGGTGATTTTTATAAATGATCTTGACGCTAAATACAGTTTCAGGAAatgtttttcaatttaaataaagttaACTGAATTTCAAAAGTCAACAGTGTCTTGAAGCATGACTTCTGAACTCAGTGGAAGTTACCCTTTTATGtaatggctttttgttttttgtttttttttttccattttaaagtagCCTGGAGTTAAATGCATCATGGAGGTGACAATAGATGTTTAGCCCTAGTCTGTGATTAGGTTATATAAGATATTTTCTAGTATGAGTAGTCTTGTTTGAGGTGgagcttttaaaatactttgatcccagcacaagAGGCAAGGGGCAGGTGGATCGCTTCCTGGGCtggccaggactacatagaccCCCATCTCGAAGGCCTAATTTGAATCTTGTGGATATCTAAGCAAGAAGGGTTTAAAAGGCTTTGTGGGTTTGAAGAAAAGTCATGACATACTAACTACATACTAAAGAGTACTCGAATGTTTTGtatttactgtgtatgtgtggaggctcACATGTAGAGTGCAGAGACAATTTATAGGCATTGGTACACCCACTACCATGTGGCTTCCAGGGCTGAGTGCAGTTCTTCAGGCTTGGAGACAAGTGCCTTCACTCAGTACTAATCATCCAAGTTACCCCACCATCCCGTTCTAATTTttatgtgggcatgcatgtggaaaACCCAGGGCTTGCAGAGCAAGTCTTGTCTGGGTTTATGGGAGGGCCACACTTGAGCTATCTCCAGTTCTCAAATTAGTTTTCTCAATGTACTTTGTGTTTGGCCATTTGCTTTGCTAATTCTAGGTAATCAGAGCTCATACCCAGTAGCTACTACTATTCAAAGTTTTAAGCCAACTTGCACAGAAGGAAATTAATTGGCTGCAAATAACACCCCACTTACAGAACTCTGGGGTGATGGGCATGCTTAATAAACACTAGTCACTGTTCCATGAGGATAGAACTCTTAACATGGGCGGGGTTACGGAAACAAGCAGAAGAATTTGGGGCTAAAAACTCCAGTGGGTACAGACCGGATTCGGTGAAAGGCTGAATAGGGTAGGGGAAGGTTCCTGGTCAGTTCTTTGCCCACCCCTCCGGATCCCAGGGGCTCAGCTATGCACAGACTTGGGCATGATGAGTCAGCGGGGACCACATGAACAGCCTTGCTGTGGGTTCCATCCCAGTAGGAAGGGCTCTTATCTAGGTATATGCCCACCCACCATATGGAGGTGGCAGGCCCGGGTCACCAGCACAAGACCAAACTGCTGGCCCGCTGGGTATTCCcaacactccggaggcagaagcaaggggaaCTCCGaattcaaggccggcctggttaACAGGGAGTCCTAGCACAGCCAATGCTACGTGGAGAAATTCTGCCACCTTGCGCCGCTGGGTGTGATGACGTGGCTTCCTGGTGGCGCCACTTCCGGGGCGCCTGTTCGTCCACCTTTTCCGGTGGGCTGGCGCTCTGACCGCCGTTGGCTGTTGGGCAAGCGGTGCTCGAGCGCCTAGCGGATAGGGGGCGGGAGCGCGCTCCCGGAAGCCATCCGCGAGGCCTCGCCCCGCCACCGAGGCTGCTCCCGGGAGCCAGTTTTGTCAGTGCTAAGTTCGCGCGGGTCCTGACCGTGGGTGGCGACGGCGGAGGCCGGCGGGAGGCTGCCCACAGCGCCACGCGCAGGTGcttgggggtgtggggggtggCGAAGGTTGCGGTGGAACCGGTAAAAGCATAGTAGAAACTTGGGCTGGTAGTTTTTAGAATTGTCATTTAGGATGTGATAACTCCCTTCTAGAATCCCGGGCTAAAAACACAGATCTTCCTTTCCCGTCATACTCCGccaacatttttgttttgatgcAAGTTTATAATGACAAAGCACGTAACTTTGTAGCATGTACTACAAATCAGGCGTGGTTTATTGCCTCAAAACTCGCTTATTGGTAGCTTGGCTTTTCAGGTTTAAGGAATTAAGCATGTTATTGGATGAAAACCCAAAAATCTTGGTACTTAACTTGATCTAACAATTTTAGAAACACGTTGCCGCTTTTTAATACTCGGCTTTGAACTAGACTGTAATTAACAAAAAGGCAGAAACATTTAGCACCAGTTTTTGCATGCTAGTTACTTTAGCTCGACTGTAATAGCAGTGTCTGACACCTCACCAAGATCAAATGAATACCACATGCCTTTATGGAGATGATGTGCAAAATACCACACCAGTGAAGGTCTGGCTTTCGAAATacttagttttcttctttgtgtgttgttttgtttttcaagacagggtttctctgtgtagctttggagcctgccctggaactcgctctgtagaccaagctgacctccaactcacagagatctgcctgcctctgcctcctgagtgctggaattaaagctgtgagccaccaccgtccagcttaGTTTTCTTCTTAATGATATAAGCTTTTACAATTACTTTTGCAATTAAAATACCGTTTTGTTTACATAATTTTATGACTTTGTAAAGAATCTGCACATTTCCGTCATGGTAGGGGAGAGCATAtggtctcattatgcagcccagaCTGCCCTCCATCTTCATAATTCACACCTGTCCTCCCAAGGAGCTGCTATCAGTCACCTACTGCAGTAAGAGCtcaaattctaaattttttttaaatatttatttatttattatgtatactatgttctgtctgtgtgtatgcctaccggccagaaaagggcaccaaaccccattacagatggttgtgagccaccatgtggttgctgggaattgaactcaggacctttggaagagcaggcaatgctcttaaccgctgagccatctctccagcccctcaaattttaaattttttaaaatttaaacgtCATTGCTTTTAAACCTTCCCTACTCTCAAATAATACAGTGGTTATGATTTTGTTACTGCTGTCTGATTTGAATAGTTTGagtaaaacagatttttttttaaatcattttttcagGAGCTGCATGATGTGGGAAGTAAAATCACTTGTTTCATGCttgggatgggagcagagaggcaggtggctctgaaGTTTCTGGTGTGGTATTGATAGCCAGTAAGTTACCCACGTTGATGAGATTTTCCGGATCACTTGCTCTTAGGATGGTATCACATCTAGAGTAGACAAAGCGAAGATGTGAGTGTGTACCATTGCTTATCCTCCCTCATCGCAGATAAAAAGTTAACTTGAAAATAAGAGCCTGAGGAAAGTTAAAGGGCAGGCAGTACTGCAAGGGAGGAGTTGAAAATGTGAGTAACAGGGTCTGATGCTACGTGAAATGCATCATTCGATGTCATTCCGTGAAGACAAGCCAGATACATAGAGGAAGTGTGCTTAGCGTGTCCAAGAGGTATCCGTCGTTGTAAGGGCAGTGCAGCCTAAGTTGCCATGTATGTGATATAGAACAACATGGCATTGCATAACTCCAGGGCACAGTACCTGATGCCCTTGCCCGTCATGCACTATTATTCCTATGGCAGTAACAGTCTTTCCTTCCAGACTAGCTGTGCCACCGTGTTATGATGCCATCCCGTACCAACCTGGCGACTGGAATCCCCAGTAGTAAAGTAAAATATTCAAGACTTGCCAGCACAGACGATGGCTACATTGACCTTCAGGTAACACAATTGGaaataaaccaaccaacaaataaatcaTGTAGCTGTGTATCTGTTATCGGGATTAGCAAAAAGCAAGCTTATTTCTAAGACCCTTCCAGCCCCAGCTTGGAGAAGGGGTCTTGGCagggccatttttattttattttatttattttttttttggtttttcgagacagggtttctctgtggctttggagcctgtcctggaactcgctctgtagaccaggctggtctcgaactcacagagatccgcctgcctctgcctcctgatggcAGGGCCATTTTAAACCGTTACAGAGTTACCCATTTCCAGTTTCACTTGAAGTGCTAAAGCCGTGTAGCTACAACTTTTATGCTGTTATCCAGAAAGTATCTTCTTTCCTGATGTCATGGGATGCGGTTAGTTACAGATACTCTTTATGGCAGACAGCCATGAAATGAGTTTGTATCCTCTCCTGACCGCAAGTAGGATAACATCTCCTTTTCCCCACTTTCCCTTAGGATAGAATATTCTAGTATTCATATTAAAAACACCAGAACAGTatgtgctgttaactgctgagctacctctttGGCCCAAATTTCAGCTTTCTCAAAGCGCTGCATTCTAAGTAAACTCAGGTCATTATCAGTTAATTCAGGGTGAAGTTTGAGCCAAGGGTGAAGTAGCAAGAAGGAATCCATTCTTTTACATGTAAACAAATCAATTACTCTGTGGACTTATTTGAAGGAAGGTAAGAATAGCTCTGGTGTGCTTCCAAACACCTAACATCAGATTCAGAAATGAGCCAAATCGTAGAAGGTTTGCCTCTTAACCTTGTTAGAAATGTTTTTAGTGGCAAATATTATTTGTACATAATAATGGGGTTCGTTGTGACATTTTCGTATGTGTTCATGCTGTATTTTAGCCACAACCTGTTTCTGACCTTGACCTGGATTTACTCAGAATGTAGTGCTTTGAGAAAGCTGAAATttgggccagagaggtggctcagcagttaaagagcacACAGTCTTCTAgtgttcttaatattttatatttatgtttaatgtgtaggagtgttttgctttcatgtgcACCATGGCAGCCAAAAGCGAGCATTGGATCTctgggaactagagttacaggttaTGAGCCGCCAtgcgggtgctaggaaccaaacccttGTCAGTGTACCATGGATATGCAGtactcaaagaggccagaagagggtgtggggtcatctggacctggagttgtgagtcaccatgtgggtgctgggaattgaactcaggtcatctggaaggCAAAATGCTTTGaccttggagccatctctccctgtCTACAAGTActcttcttgcagagaaccctagtttggttcccagcattcatgtcCAGTGGCTTGCTTACACTGTTGTAACTACAGCTCTTGGAGGATCCAGTTCCTTTGACTTGCACAGGCATCTGCACTCGCATGTACatacctccacacagacacataattttaaaaaagtgaatcttttctttttaaaaaaaaaaggaaagttgaaATTCTATTTCTAAACTTTTGCCTGACTGCATGCTAAGTTGCCTTCAGTTGCAGAAGTCACCTTTTCACTCTGCAGAGCGTGTGGTGCTCACTCTGAAATCCCCACAGAGTAGTGTAAGCTTCCGTGCACATGTACTTAGTGATACAGCTAGGTGGCAGTAGCTCTAAAGGGCTTTCTTGGTTCTACTGAGGGGTTTAGAATGCCAGGAGCATCATCTACTCATGTCCCTGCTTTGTTGCACTGACATAAGACTGACTTAGGGCATACTTAAGATACTTGAAGTATCCACTTGGCTTCTTAGTTACCCTCTCTGCTTTAAAGTACATTGGGCCTGGTATTTTCATAAtgttctttgacatttttgtttattgtttttatttctctcttccagtTTAAGAAAAGCCCTCCTAAGATCCCTTATAAGGCCATTGCACTAGCCACCGTGCTGTTTTTGATTGGCACCTTCCTCATAATCATAGGCTCTCTCCTGCTTTCCGGCTACATCAGCAAAGGGGTAAGCTAACGGGCGTGTGAGACTGCCATGGGTCTCACCTGTGAGCCAGAGCACTCTTTATGCTCTAGATTAAATCCTACTAAAATCATAAGGCGTGGTTTCCTTTCCCCTTTAAGCAAATGTTTCCATAATTCCTATAAGGTACAGCTTCTCGTAGAGTTTAGAATAATACATCTGTGCTTGGCTTCAGGCTTCCAGACTGGTACAAGGCTGTAGCTAGAGTAGTATGCATCATAGTGTTGCAGCAGTGTCTGGGGAGAGGCAGTGAGTCTGTGTAAGAGTGTGGCCACCAGACCTTGTAATTGGGTTCCTTTTTCCATTGGTTTGGTCAGAGTCTTGTTGAGTTTCAGTGTTCAAAGCCTAAGTGGTTCTTCTCAGTTCTTTCCCTTGGGTTATGTTATGTACTCTGTGTCTTAAGTTATCCTAAACAGGTATTCTGATCACGGTGCAGGTCCATTCTTTCATACCCTAGAAAAAAGTGCAgtccaagccaggcggtggtggcgcacacctttaatctcagcactcagggaggcagaggcgggcggatctctgtgagttcaaggccagcctggactacaagatctagtttcaggacaggaaccaaaagctatggagaaaccctgtctcgaaaatcaaaaaaaaaaaaagtgcagtcCCTACTGGTGTTTTATagttcaaaaagcaaaaattaagcaTCATCCAGTTGCTCAGATGACAGTTAAGTAAAATTGTAGGACATGCATTTCAGGGAATGTTACATGCCATTATAGCTTAAGCAAAAGttggggtatttttgttttgtttttgttttaagacagggtttttctacacAGCtctagctgacctagaactcactgtgtaaaccaggctgcctttgaacttagGATCCTCCTACCTGTGCCTCCAgggtgctaggattagaggtgtgtgcagCTTAtgtaatattaatttaatattactAATATCAGTAGTGTCAGAGGACAAGAGTGTTGTGTTTATAACTTTAAAGTGATAGGGAAGTTGCTCATCAAGAAAGTGCTTCAGGCTCTGAGTTCTGATTCCTAGCCCTCAGATAAAAAGCCACATAGAAGCTTGGCACGCTTCTGTCACCCAGCACTGCAGGGTGGAGGTGGCATATCCCCAGAGCTGGCTGGCCAAAACTGCCTGTAAGTCTAGCTCCAGGGGGACTTGGAACTTCTGACCACTCCCAGCAACTACTCTTAGTAacttaattgaaaataattgtggaacataattaaaaataaatcttggggcTGAAGGgatagctctgtggttaaaagcactggctattctCCCAAGagactgggttcaattcccagtacccacgtggctGCTATAACACCAGTTCTAGGACATCCACTGGCCTCTTGGGATTAGGCACACttgtggtgcagacatacatacatacaagcaaaatacatGCCCTAGATATTTTtgattgctgtgataagacaccatgaccaaggtaacttataaaagaaagcatgtagTTCAGGACTCACGGTTCCAAGGGATGGTAGAGTTCACAACTGTGGTCTCAGAAGAGCTGGTAGGCTTTTAGACTGTTGAGACTGGGAAAGACTGTTGGGACTTTTAAAGTCGGACTCGTACATTTCCCATTATGATATGGCAACAAGTCTATGGGGACCAAgtagtggaatgtggtggtttgtgAGAAAGCAaccttcatctttttaaaaaagaaaaacaaggcagtggtggagcacgcctttaatcccagcactcaggaggcagaggcagttggatctctgtgagtctgagctaattccaggacaggctccaaagctacagagaaaccctgtctcggaaaacaaacaaaacaaaacaaaaagctgggtggtggtggttcatgtttttaatcccagcactagggagatagaggcaggtgaatctctgagttcaaggccagcctggtctacagaatgagttccaggacagctccaaagctacactgagaaaccctgtctcaaaaaaaccaaaaaggccgggcgttggtggcacacgcctttaatcccagcactcgggaggcagaggcaggcggatctctgtgagttcgagaccagcctggtctaNNNNNNNNNNNNNNNNNNNNNNNNNNNNNNNNNNNNNNNNNNNNNNNNNNNNNNNNNNNNNNNNNNNNNNNNNNNNNNNNNNNNNNNNNNNNNNNNNNNNtcatctttttaaaaaagaaaaacaaggcagtggtggagcacgccttttatcccagcactcaggaggcagaggcagttggatctctgtgagtctgagctaattccaggacaggctccaaagctacagagaaaccctgtctcgaaaaacaaacaaaacaaaacaaaacaaaaaactgggtggtggtggttcatgcttttaatcccagcactagggagatagatgcgtgtgaatctctgtgagttcaaggccagcctggtctacagagtgagttccaggacagctccaaagctacactgagaaaccctgtctcaaaaaaccaaaaagaaaaagaagagcctTGAGGAAGTTGCTTGAGGTCAACCTCTGGCACACGTGCGTACGTGTGCACTTGTAGACACAGATAGTATATACCCACTAAACACACAGGTGTGCGCTCGCCtgctcatacacatgcacacagagtttGGAACCGCAGAAGGAAATAAGCCTTAAACTTaaaagtagtttttcttttttataattttgaatttgttgGTTAATTTGTAATCAAAAGGAAATTGGGAGTgtagtgcttgcctaacatgcccAAGGGTCTTAATTCAATCCCCAACACAGATAAGAGAAAAGAGGGGGTAACAATTTTTGATCAGCAGGAAGAGATACTAAGGTGTAACTTGTGTGGtaataatattttccttctgCCACCAGGGGGCAGACCGAGCTGTTCCTGTCCTCATCATTGGCATTTTGGTGTTCCTGCCCGGATTTTATCATTTGCGCATCGCCTACTATGCATCCAAAGGCTACCGGGGTTACTCCTATGATGACATTCCAGACTTTGATGACTAGCAGTCACCTCGGCCTTCTGAAGAGACAAGGCACCCACTTAGTGGGGCAGGAACTACGTCTGAGGGCTGAGGAAGTCTACAGTTTGCAGATGTTTTGCAAGACAATGGCCGAATTGTTTGAGTCTTTTTCCAAAATGTTCGTGCTTTGT contains the following coding sequences:
- the Tmem230 gene encoding transmembrane protein 230, yielding MMPSRTNLATGIPSSKVKYSRLASTDDGYIDLQFKKSPPKIPYKAIALATVLFLIGTFLIIIGSLLLSGYISKGGADRAVPVLIIGILVFLPGFYHLRIAYYASKGYRGYSYDDIPDFDD